From the Rhodopirellula halodulae genome, one window contains:
- a CDS encoding vWA domain-containing protein, which produces MLPVLLILAAYVINIAYVEAVTADSQVVTDAAVRAAGRAYIQTGDRDAALAAARDAANRNPVAGKVVPINMNDLEFGTSVRSSLEESYNFVPVTSEEELGNSVRLTTRSLANAAKPVLTPLFPTMGTNIEIRPQRTAVSTQSTMDVALVIDRSGSMAYASDETPDPYVNPAAAPPDWTYGHPVPPNSRWLDLVASVNAFNGFLEDSPQWEKLSLATYSDNATPDCNLTHTYAQISNQLDAISYEFNGGGTNIGQGLQSGLSTLTNADHARPYAVRVMVLMTDGHHNTGTSPESMIWALKNSTVTLFTITFSDEADQGRMAYLAESCGGEHFHATDAAQLQEAFQLIAKRLPSLMTE; this is translated from the coding sequence ATGCTGCCTGTGTTGCTGATCCTGGCGGCTTATGTGATCAACATCGCCTACGTCGAAGCGGTCACCGCGGATAGCCAAGTGGTCACCGATGCGGCGGTACGTGCCGCGGGGCGTGCCTACATCCAAACGGGCGATCGTGACGCGGCGCTGGCGGCTGCTCGCGACGCGGCGAATCGCAACCCGGTCGCGGGCAAAGTCGTCCCGATCAACATGAACGACTTGGAGTTTGGTACCAGCGTGCGAAGCAGCTTGGAAGAAAGCTACAACTTCGTTCCGGTGACCAGCGAAGAAGAGTTGGGCAATTCAGTTCGGTTGACGACACGATCGTTGGCCAATGCCGCGAAACCTGTTTTGACTCCGTTGTTTCCAACGATGGGAACCAACATCGAAATTCGGCCACAGCGAACGGCGGTCAGCACGCAGAGCACAATGGACGTCGCGTTGGTGATCGATCGCAGTGGATCGATGGCCTACGCCAGTGACGAAACGCCCGACCCGTATGTGAACCCGGCGGCGGCTCCACCGGATTGGACATACGGACATCCCGTCCCACCCAATTCGCGATGGTTGGACTTGGTCGCTTCCGTGAATGCGTTCAATGGTTTCTTGGAGGATTCGCCTCAGTGGGAAAAGCTGAGCTTGGCAACCTATTCCGACAATGCAACGCCGGACTGCAATCTGACGCACACCTACGCCCAAATTTCCAATCAACTTGACGCGATTTCGTACGAGTTCAATGGCGGTGGAACCAATATTGGCCAAGGGTTGCAATCAGGTTTGTCAACGTTGACCAATGCCGATCACGCTCGCCCCTACGCGGTTCGTGTGATGGTGTTGATGACGGATGGCCATCACAACACCGGGACCAGTCCCGAAAGCATGATTTGGGCATTGAAGAACTCCACGGTGACGTTGTTCACCATCACCTTCAGCGACGAAGCCGATCAAGGACGAATGGCGTATTTGGCGGAGTCTTGCGGTGGCGAACACTTTCACGCGACCGACGCGGCTCAGTTGCAAGAAGCGTTTCAATTGATTGCGAAACGTTTGCCTTCGTTGATGACCGAGTGA
- a CDS encoding PDZ domain-containing protein, which translates to MLRNQDLFNRFDAQRGSVLKTLLDKFATHCTLVCTLAFAALSTGAVTAQDEASVPAWLQERLVERVMHRRDNGEMMQLVRPIAERAEDGVVGIICGGRPVALGTVVSQASVVGILGNRTTTGGNVASSQFTSSDAYVITKRSELSNDPIRVRLRDGRMFPARVAAVRRRSDLALLVIERDNTGNLPELRPVTLTATIPVVGSFLISPDRTNRVIGLGVAGAGPRKVSHRGMLGVQLNPNSSTAGAQVEQILPNSSASEAGLESGDRIIAINGEMQNNKDAVMSTLKRMFPGEIVRLTIVRDGDTKELSAKMREAAIVQESPNDARVNGARNIRLSGFEEVLQHDTVLNPDQCGGPLLDTDGRIVGINIARAGRVVSYALPASLVAVEVSSMIAEAGGK; encoded by the coding sequence ATGTTACGCAACCAAGACCTATTCAATCGCTTTGACGCACAACGAGGCTCGGTTTTGAAGACACTGCTCGACAAATTTGCTACTCATTGCACGTTGGTCTGCACGCTTGCGTTCGCAGCGTTATCGACGGGGGCTGTGACTGCGCAAGACGAAGCGTCCGTGCCCGCATGGTTGCAGGAACGTTTGGTCGAACGAGTCATGCATCGCCGAGACAACGGCGAAATGATGCAGTTGGTTCGTCCGATCGCGGAGCGGGCCGAAGACGGCGTGGTGGGAATCATTTGCGGTGGTCGGCCGGTGGCATTGGGAACCGTGGTGTCCCAGGCCAGCGTGGTTGGAATCTTGGGGAACCGGACAACGACTGGAGGCAATGTCGCTTCGTCACAGTTCACCTCCAGCGACGCCTATGTCATCACGAAACGCAGCGAACTTTCCAACGATCCGATCCGCGTGCGATTGCGGGACGGCCGCATGTTCCCGGCTCGCGTGGCCGCGGTGCGACGGCGTAGCGATTTGGCGTTGTTGGTCATCGAACGCGACAACACGGGCAACCTGCCCGAGCTTCGGCCGGTGACCTTGACCGCGACGATTCCGGTGGTGGGTAGCTTTCTGATCAGCCCCGATCGAACCAACCGTGTGATTGGTTTGGGTGTGGCGGGGGCTGGTCCGCGAAAGGTTTCTCACCGTGGGATGTTGGGCGTTCAGTTGAACCCGAATTCGTCGACCGCCGGCGCGCAGGTCGAACAAATTTTGCCCAACAGCAGTGCTTCGGAGGCGGGACTGGAGTCCGGTGATCGAATCATCGCGATCAACGGTGAGATGCAAAACAACAAAGACGCGGTGATGTCGACTTTGAAGCGAATGTTTCCCGGCGAGATCGTGCGTCTAACAATCGTTCGTGATGGGGACACCAAGGAACTGTCCGCGAAAATGCGTGAAGCGGCGATCGTTCAAGAGTCACCCAACGACGCTCGCGTCAACGGTGCTCGCAACATTCGGTTGTCCGGTTTCGAAGAAGTCTTGCAGCACGACACGGTTTTGAACCCCGATCAATGCGGTGGCCCTTTGTTGGACACCGATGGTCGTATCGTCGGCATCAACATCGCGCGAGCGGGCCGGGTTGTGAGTTACGCGCTGCCGGCTTCGTTGGTTGCGGTGGAAGTGTCGAGCATGATTGCCGAAGCGGGCGGGAAGTGA
- a CDS encoding S1C family serine protease: MQHSNAFDPKSNAPAAPAPIPLFEGSRWRWRCVGGLVIRTIFCALFCGASFCGALTATSHAQGFPANPPVIGGPPPLPPGATLVPPQSSSRAVGPVTQNAFVDSDNDSRNVAGGTHLEPPVELLRLIEDGGVPATLDELRLLQRQQQRVAGLAEACTVSVQIGPAQGCGVIITPSGFVLTAAHVAMRPGESAMLTLNDGRTVTAKTLGMNRGVDAGLMKISSGQKSRDSAGREIPWPHASLGTSDGLKSGMWCIATGHPGGYEADRGMVTRVGRILAVYPDRLVTDCALIGGDSGGPLFDLSGKLIGVHSRIGNDVADNLHVPVDHYNESWDRMQSGDAWGFLPGFRPVLGIRGNSEGGIANVVKVGPGSPAEAGGIRPGDQVVSFGKVDISDFESLKAAVSDTMPGERVKIWLRREGRPVKVTVEIGRGD, encoded by the coding sequence ATGCAACATTCGAACGCCTTCGACCCGAAGTCCAATGCGCCGGCTGCTCCTGCGCCGATTCCGTTGTTCGAAGGAAGCCGATGGCGTTGGCGATGTGTCGGAGGATTGGTCATTCGGACGATCTTCTGTGCATTGTTTTGCGGTGCATCATTTTGCGGTGCGTTGACCGCGACATCGCACGCTCAGGGCTTCCCGGCCAATCCGCCGGTGATCGGCGGGCCGCCTCCATTGCCGCCGGGCGCAACGTTGGTCCCGCCGCAATCGTCATCGCGAGCCGTGGGGCCGGTGACCCAGAACGCCTTTGTGGATTCCGACAACGATTCGCGAAACGTCGCTGGAGGAACCCATCTGGAACCGCCCGTTGAGCTTTTGCGTTTGATCGAGGATGGCGGTGTCCCAGCTACGCTGGATGAACTTCGTTTGCTTCAGAGACAACAACAACGCGTCGCGGGCTTGGCGGAAGCTTGCACGGTCAGTGTTCAGATCGGACCGGCCCAGGGATGCGGCGTGATCATCACACCCAGCGGCTTCGTGTTGACAGCCGCCCACGTGGCCATGCGTCCTGGCGAAAGTGCGATGTTGACGTTGAACGACGGTCGCACCGTGACGGCGAAAACGTTGGGCATGAACCGCGGCGTTGATGCCGGGCTGATGAAGATCTCGTCCGGTCAGAAATCGCGGGATTCGGCGGGACGTGAAATTCCTTGGCCTCATGCGTCGTTGGGAACCAGCGATGGTTTGAAATCGGGCATGTGGTGCATCGCCACCGGGCACCCCGGCGGTTACGAAGCAGATCGAGGCATGGTGACGCGGGTGGGGCGTATCTTGGCCGTGTATCCTGATCGATTGGTCACCGATTGTGCTCTGATTGGCGGTGATTCCGGCGGGCCATTGTTTGACCTCAGCGGAAAGTTGATCGGCGTCCACAGCCGCATCGGAAACGACGTGGCGGACAATTTGCATGTGCCCGTCGATCACTACAACGAATCATGGGACCGGATGCAGTCCGGGGATGCTTGGGGATTCCTTCCCGGGTTTCGTCCCGTGCTGGGGATTCGCGGCAACAGCGAAGGCGGAATCGCGAATGTTGTGAAAGTCGGTCCCGGATCGCCCGCGGAAGCGGGTGGCATTCGCCCGGGGGACCAAGTGGTCTCGTTTGGCAAAGTTGATATCTCGGATTTCGAATCATTGAAAGCGGCGGTGTCGGACACCATGCCCGGCGAACGGGTAAAAATTTGGCTGCGTCGGGAAGGCCGGCCTGTGAAGGTGACGGTCGAGATCGGACGTGGTGACTGA
- a CDS encoding TadE family protein yields MRKPKRSHRSGIAVTELAVGLPVLLLVMMGTVETCTMIRLQQKLKMVAYEGARVGVLPDAKASNVEWQCEVLSTDQRLNDVITVLDPVDPQALESGDWFTVEVRAPYASNDLMGGWGFGSYELTESVTLQKP; encoded by the coding sequence ATGCGAAAGCCGAAACGATCGCATCGCAGCGGGATCGCCGTCACCGAGTTGGCGGTTGGTTTGCCCGTGTTGTTGCTGGTGATGATGGGCACCGTTGAGACGTGCACCATGATCCGTTTGCAGCAAAAACTGAAAATGGTTGCATACGAAGGGGCTCGCGTGGGCGTGCTGCCGGACGCGAAGGCCAGCAATGTGGAATGGCAATGCGAAGTGTTGTCGACGGATCAACGTTTGAACGACGTGATCACTGTGCTCGATCCGGTGGATCCTCAAGCCTTGGAATCAGGCGATTGGTTCACCGTGGAGGTGCGAGCACCTTACGCGTCCAATGATCTGATGGGCGGTTGGGGATTTGGTTCCTACGAATTGACTGAGTCGGTGACCCTGCAAAAACCATGA
- a CDS encoding proline racemase family protein, translating to MMLPERVQVLDSHTGGEPTRLVIGLEDTLQGQSMTARRLYLKEHFQELGAPIVNEPRGNDIIVGAWLCPAVDPSCFAGVVFFNNVGVLLMCGHATIGLVATLAWQGLLAPGTHRLETPVGVVEVTLHDDLQTVSFENVPSERYQADVPLRVADATSIPTASITGDIAYGGNWFYLVENHGLDLDLTHVDKLMAATLQIKAALRDQGITGRDGAEIDHVELVGPSETADAKNFVLCPGNAYDRSPCGTGTSAKVACLADAGKLRPGEVFHQESITGSRFEATYRRGENGEIIPRLTGSAEVVAETTLLFGG from the coding sequence ATGATGCTGCCTGAACGCGTTCAAGTCTTGGATTCACACACCGGCGGTGAACCCACGCGATTGGTAATCGGATTGGAAGACACTTTGCAGGGCCAGTCGATGACGGCGCGGCGTCTGTATCTGAAGGAACATTTCCAAGAACTTGGGGCCCCCATCGTCAACGAACCGCGCGGGAACGACATCATCGTGGGGGCTTGGTTGTGCCCCGCAGTGGATCCATCCTGTTTCGCTGGCGTGGTGTTCTTCAACAACGTGGGAGTGTTGTTGATGTGCGGTCACGCGACGATCGGACTGGTCGCCACTTTGGCTTGGCAAGGATTGCTCGCCCCGGGAACGCATCGATTGGAAACGCCGGTCGGCGTCGTGGAAGTCACTCTGCATGACGACCTTCAAACGGTTTCGTTTGAGAACGTGCCGAGCGAACGCTATCAAGCCGACGTGCCGCTGCGAGTGGCCGATGCAACCTCGATTCCGACCGCAAGCATCACTGGCGACATCGCCTACGGAGGCAACTGGTTCTACTTGGTTGAGAACCACGGGTTGGACCTGGACCTGACTCACGTGGACAAGTTGATGGCCGCGACGTTGCAGATCAAAGCGGCGCTGCGTGACCAAGGCATCACGGGACGAGACGGTGCCGAGATTGATCACGTGGAATTGGTTGGGCCATCGGAAACGGCCGATGCAAAGAACTTTGTCCTGTGTCCCGGCAACGCGTATGACCGTTCGCCTTGCGGGACGGGGACCAGTGCCAAAGTCGCTTGTCTCGCGGATGCGGGCAAGTTGCGACCTGGCGAAGTCTTTCATCAAGAGTCCATCACCGGCAGCCGTTTCGAAGCCACCTACCGACGCGGTGAAAACGGCGAGATCATCCCGCGTCTGACCGGCTCCGCCGAAGTTGTCGCAGAAACCACGCTGTTGTTTGGTGGTTGA
- a CDS encoding DUF3467 domain-containing protein, translated as MSSEPPFEPPYDGPANDDSGADENRPGDGQPEGQGQPDPGEPNANPQANNPAVRARVPDHVAGGCFSTGAIVMTGPSEFIVDFLQTVGRPHRVAVRVVIPHAVMPQFVDALQKNLDLYRGRFGEPMMPTPTPNPNAEQRRPSPQEIYDDLKLPDEVLSGTYANGVMIGHGATEFGLDFLTSFFPQSAVSARVFLAAGQVPRLLDSLRGATKQLEDRRRGNSGE; from the coding sequence ATGAGTTCTGAACCACCCTTCGAGCCTCCGTATGATGGCCCTGCCAACGATGACTCTGGTGCGGATGAGAATCGTCCCGGTGATGGTCAGCCGGAAGGCCAAGGGCAACCGGACCCGGGCGAGCCCAATGCCAACCCGCAGGCGAACAATCCCGCCGTGCGAGCCCGCGTTCCGGATCATGTGGCCGGCGGTTGTTTCAGCACGGGAGCGATCGTGATGACTGGTCCCAGCGAATTCATTGTGGATTTTTTGCAAACGGTCGGTCGCCCCCACCGGGTGGCGGTACGGGTCGTGATTCCGCACGCGGTGATGCCTCAGTTTGTGGACGCGTTGCAAAAGAATTTGGATCTGTACCGAGGTCGGTTTGGTGAGCCGATGATGCCAACCCCGACGCCCAATCCGAATGCTGAACAACGACGCCCGTCCCCGCAAGAAATCTATGACGATTTGAAGTTGCCCGATGAGGTGCTGAGCGGGACGTATGCCAACGGCGTGATGATTGGTCACGGCGCCACCGAGTTTGGGCTGGATTTTTTGACCAGTTTTTTCCCGCAGTCCGCCGTGAGTGCGCGTGTGTTTCTGGCGGCTGGCCAAGTCCCAAGGTTGCTCGATTCGTTGCGCGGAGCGACGAAGCAATTGGAAGATCGACGACGTGGAAACAGTGGCGAGTAG
- a CDS encoding TadE/TadG family type IV pilus assembly protein, producing the protein MNVPRRKIPPRTGATVVEMAVVSVVLFTILVSGIELSRVSMLRHSADHAAYIGARRGIITGANSSQIRNIVQTHMDAIGIRNADVTVIPEEILESTTQVEVQVEVPLVQNTWISPGLFGNALTGRARLLTERAAMVMNQSMPTPPPPPPPPPEPEPEPQPEPEPQPEPEPQPEPEPQPEPEPQPEPPPQPPPPPLL; encoded by the coding sequence ATGAACGTCCCTCGCAGGAAAATTCCGCCCCGCACCGGCGCGACCGTCGTTGAGATGGCCGTGGTCTCGGTCGTCCTATTCACGATCTTGGTTTCGGGAATCGAATTGTCCCGAGTTTCCATGTTGCGTCATTCGGCCGATCACGCGGCGTACATCGGTGCACGGCGAGGAATCATCACGGGTGCGAACTCGAGCCAAATTCGCAACATTGTTCAAACGCACATGGATGCGATCGGCATTCGCAACGCGGATGTGACCGTGATCCCAGAGGAAATTTTGGAATCGACAACGCAGGTCGAGGTGCAGGTCGAAGTGCCGTTGGTGCAAAACACTTGGATCAGCCCCGGGTTGTTTGGCAACGCGTTGACCGGGCGAGCTCGTTTGTTGACCGAGCGTGCCGCGATGGTCATGAACCAGTCCATGCCGACGCCTCCGCCACCGCCGCCTCCACCACCGGAACCAGAACCCGAGCCGCAGCCCGAGCCGGAACCTCAGCCTGAACCGGAACCGCAGCCAGAGCCTGAGCCACAACCGGAGCCCGAGCCGCAGCCGGAACCACCACCACAGCCACCACCACCGCCGTTGCTGTGA
- a CDS encoding SDR family oxidoreductase: MSTSHPAAASDPSARRSHSNLLIIGCGYLGIRVGRQALRRGWTVSATTRSRFDSLSHEGFTPVAFDWNDSRTFANLPTADNVLIAVAYDRNSRVERFTSQVDGLARLVRHLDQQATDEPARVTYISTTGVYHQTDGRWVDETSPTHPKREGGRAHLAAEAKLRSLRCGKPTVTLRLAGIYGPNRVPRAADVIAGKPIASPPDGYLNLIHVDDAATAVMNSFQHTPPESLYVVADDDPVIRREFYVEIAKQTRSPMPTFVDPSADSGVRFRSESDKRVWNRRVRRDLLPSLQYPTYREGLRDVLTGV, encoded by the coding sequence ATGAGCACTTCCCATCCCGCCGCGGCATCCGATCCTTCCGCCAGGCGATCCCACTCAAACTTGTTGATCATCGGCTGCGGGTACCTCGGAATTCGAGTGGGGCGCCAAGCGTTGCGGCGCGGATGGACCGTGTCCGCGACCACCCGCTCTCGATTTGATTCTTTGAGTCACGAAGGATTCACCCCCGTCGCGTTCGATTGGAATGACTCACGAACGTTCGCCAACCTACCCACCGCAGACAACGTTTTGATCGCCGTTGCCTATGATCGAAACAGCCGAGTGGAACGCTTCACCTCGCAAGTGGATGGGCTCGCTCGTCTCGTCCGTCATCTTGATCAGCAAGCAACGGATGAACCGGCACGAGTCACCTACATCAGCACGACCGGCGTCTACCATCAAACCGACGGACGATGGGTCGACGAAACCTCCCCCACGCACCCCAAACGTGAAGGCGGCCGAGCCCATTTGGCGGCGGAAGCCAAGCTTCGTAGTTTGCGATGTGGCAAACCAACGGTGACGCTGCGTTTGGCTGGCATCTACGGTCCCAATCGAGTCCCCCGCGCCGCCGATGTGATCGCGGGAAAACCAATCGCCTCACCGCCGGACGGCTACCTGAATCTGATCCACGTGGACGATGCCGCAACGGCCGTCATGAACAGTTTCCAACACACCCCGCCTGAAAGCCTGTACGTCGTCGCGGATGACGATCCGGTCATTCGACGTGAATTCTATGTTGAGATTGCGAAGCAGACGCGATCGCCCATGCCAACGTTTGTCGATCCGTCGGCGGACTCGGGCGTCCGCTTCCGAAGCGAATCCGACAAACGAGTATGGAACCGCCGCGTCCGTCGCGACTTGCTGCCGTCTCTGCAATATCCGACCTACCGCGAGGGACTTCGCGATGTGCTCACAGGCGTTTGA